The genomic stretch CCCACAACTATATAAAACACACGACAACAGTAGAGTACCTAAAGCTAAATTGGGCTTCATCGCACCGCGTTCCTCAACGAATGTTTTTAAACGTTTCAAGTATCAACAAAAGCTACAACAACAATGTACCTAGGCACCGTCACCCTAGTAGTCTAAGCATCGAACCCGGCAAAATACAATTAGCAAATGTTCTCGGAGCCTGCGTGTGCACCCTGCCTTAGGGAAACAGAGATGCAATGAGTGTCTTTTCAGGAATACTCAATATTTTTTCTACATAGTCCTGGTAGAGCTTATGGCCTAGTGGATTACGAGTAATGATTTCATCGGGGGTGCCTAGCTTGAATTCCTCGTTTCCACTGCCATAGCCGCCCTGAACTTTCCCTGCGACAGCGAAATAGTCCCACTCTGCAAGAATCAGCCAGTAGGCATATTCTTGTGTAAGAATCCGGTGATACGTTTCCGCGTCGTCGATGTCCGCATAACTAGTGATGTCATAGTCACCAGCATCGATAGCCTCCTGCATGGCCCTATACAGTTGTGTATTTTTATCCCTGTAACCCCATGCAGAGGGAAATGTTAGCTCAAACGCGACTGCCGTAACGGTGTGCAGCAAATGCTCCAACACCTCTCCAATTTGGTCAGCGCCAGATCGGCCTTCAAAAATATAGTCCACTGCATTGTCGTCGTAGGGATCGCTTGCCCCAGCATCCATATTTGCGTAGTTGCTCGGAGAACTTAGGCCCACTCTCTGATAGACGTATTGAGAGGAAACAGTCGAGTTGTAACTACCCCTCATAGCTGTATCCACACGGCTTGAGCTTTGGAACATGGCTTCGTAGGCCTTACCAACATTCGTCATAAATGAAGACGAAACATCTGATCTTCCAAAAAGAGCCAGACCATTCTGGGTGACTTTTTGTGTGAAGACATCGTTGGTGCCGTCGGGGTTGGCACCCGACGGACTTGATGGACTATCTCCGCAAGCAACGAAAGCCAAGAGAATAGTTTGAATGAGAATTATTCTCATGACTGTGGTCGACGATACCATTGAATCCATTGGTATTTGGCTCATTTACCTAACAATTCCATAGCTCTTTCTTCAGGAATGATGGTTTGACCTGCGGCACTCACCGGACGAGAGCAATACTTTTTAATCGGTGACCGGAGGAGGGACGCCGCGATCGCGTTCATGACGTTGCAACTGCACCAGCTATTCAATTTAGGGAATGTTCGACCCGTGTGGGATCCAGCGCATTTTCCGATTCCGCACTCCATAAACCAAGACAGAACCCTACCGCGGGAAGAGCCCCGACAAGCCCAACGTGAACCCAACATCCGGGGCTTGGTCCGTGACACCCACAGCAGCGGCCGCGTCCAGTTGCCATCGCGGGTTCAGCAGAAAGGTGCCTCCGAAATTGACGACACCGACGTTCCCGCCGTGCTGGTCTTCCGCGATCTGCTCGAAGGCGATTTCAAGGAAGGCGCCGAGCGAATCAGTGAGCCCCTTCCCGACCACGGCACCGAAGATGCCCGACATAAAGCGTCCGCCGTCAGCGCTATCGTAGAGAATTCCAGGCATGACCCCGATCCCCCAATCGCCCTCCAGCGCCCACTCCGCCACCAACCGGAGCGAGGGCCGCGTCCCGCTGCCGCGGAAATCTTCCGATCCCGTGGGCAGGTCGGTGTGAACCAGGACGGCCATCGCAGGCGCGCTCCCGGTCTCTGGAGCGAAGAACGCCCACTTCAGGCCGACCGCTAAGTCCGAGACACCGTTGGTCGTGAGCCCGGCTGATCCCCGCCCTTCTTCGAGCGTGCTTCGGATGAACCAGTCCGACTCGAGGCGGAACTCCCAGGCGTCCGCGATGCCGACGCGGAAGAGGAAGGGAGTGGTCCAATTCCCTAGCTTCGTTCCAAGGTCCTCCGTTTGGTCGAACGCGACGGATCCTTCAACCTGGACGCTGCCCTTACCCACCGTCGAGCTGGATTCGACGAAGTCGGGCCGGTCCGTACCGATGGACTGGGAGAGAGCCGTCCTCGGGACAACCGCTAGTGACAGTGCAAGGAGTACAACAGAACGAAAGTGAAACATGGCAACCCCGATCGGTGACGTATTAGGCTTGCCTAAACTATCTGAGATCGCCGATTTGCCAAGGACCGTGGCCGGCTCCAATCGCCGCAGCAACTCGGAGATCCCACCACCAGCAGAATACGGGTCCCCCCCCGAGGCCTGTCAGCCGTCCAGCTCAGGATTCCAGTTCATGCAGTCGGGGGCCGGACGACGCGTTGGTGAATAGCTCCTGGGTCCACCTCCGGGGTGAACCACCCGTAGCGCAGATAGTACAACGCTGCCAAGTCGCCCCTTCCCTACGCCGCGTGAGCCCGGTGCGCAGGATCCTCAACACGCTGACCCGGCTCAGTATGCCAAACAGCTATAAACCGCGTGGCCTTTACGTTTCCAGGGGAGCCAAACGATCGATCATCACTTCCGGAACCTATAGCTGAGCTTCAAAAACAGCCCGTCGGCCACGGACCGCACTCGCTCGAAAGTGAACGCGGACGTGTCTTCGAACTGACGCGTATACCCGAAGAATAAGACCGTGCCTGGCGTAGGTTCGTACGCCAGGAGACCCTCGATCCGAAAGTCGTGCGCATCAGAGCCTCGCCTGACCGAGCACGTCCCGCCGTTGCATGAGTAGACCGCCTCTCCTGTCACAGGATCGAGAAGATCGCCTCGGGACTGGGTGGAGTACTCACCGATGCTGCGAACGTAAAGCGCCCTGGACAGCTGATAGCGTATCTGAAGTCGAGGGATCGTCGCGGAGGAATACTTGGATTCGTCTAGGCTACGGAGAATGGTCACGTGACGAGCACCGATTTCAGCCTGTATAGAGCCGGTCGGATATACGGTGAACCCCACATCCGTGCTCCAACGCTCACCGAGCCCCAAGGGCACCGATCGGGAGAAGATCGGTGACTTAGACCAACCCCCTCCGAAGGATATCCTTACCGCATCCCAAGTGCTGACCCAGCCACGCAAACTCAGTGAGTGCAGATTCGAGAATAGATCCTGGCTCGAACTCACCGGAACTAGATCGCCCTCGGACGGCCCGGAATAGAGCCCGTCATAATAAGTCGGGTCGAAAGCGTAAGAGCTTTGCCGGTAGTTCAGGAAACCACCGACATTGCCTCTCAGCGAAGTGCTCAGTCCCACGCCGGCTCGGGTCTCGAGCGGCGTCCCTGCCGACCAAAATCGGCCCTGATCCCACGTGGCGCTGGCGTCGAACGAAGGCCCCCAACTCTCGACCAACGAGCCGCGATCTCCTCGAAACGTATAGCTGGTCCGCCCGTCGACCTGGGTGATGCCCGTACGCCGAATGAAGCCGCTGCCGGCCTGGAAATCGGCCGTGACATCCTCGAATGAGGCGTTCATGGACAGTGCTCGTCCCGAGCGACGCGCGCTCAGGCTGACTAAGGATCCCCAATCGGTGGAACTCCCCGGGCTTCCGTCCGCGCTGCCCGCCGCAAGCATCTCCAGCGTGTAGCGACCCCCAAGCACCAAGCGGGCGTCTGCGCCGAGAACCCGATTGTAGCCTACGCCAGGCTCCGTGCGATCGGTATACACACCTCCGATACTCGACGAACGCCCGAGGTCGCGTTTGAAGCGAAGCAGGTTCACGATTGGCTGGGACGCGCCACCGTCGAGTTTGTCGACCGCCCCGAGGTAAGCAACGTTGAAGGATCCAACCTTGCCAGAGAGCTTGGCTGCGCCGACCGGATTCACGATAGAGCGCGTGTACACGAGCCGCTTCGGCATCGAAAAGACGTCCGTGCCCTCCAGAAAGAAGGGCCTCTGCTCAGGAAGGAAGAGAGCAAACCGCTCGTTTATCGCAATTTGCCCCGCATCCGCCTCGATCTGACTGAAGTCAGGGTTGACCGTCCCATCCAGGGTGAGATTCGACGTGAGCCCATACGTGAGATTCAACCCCATCTCATAGTCCGCCCCATCGCGGACCAGTCGATTGAGCTCGTTCGCCCTGCTTTGGCTGGAGCCCACGAGCGTCGGGTTGATTTCGAGAAACAACCCGGGATCAAGGCCCTTGAGCCCGCGGATTGCTCCGGACTGTTCGAGGCGATTCGCACGCTCACTCGTGATCGGCGCCCACGACTGAGAATAGCCGGTCCGCCGAATC from Longimicrobiales bacterium encodes the following:
- a CDS encoding transporter, producing the protein MFHFRSVVLLALSLAVVPRTALSQSIGTDRPDFVESSSTVGKGSVQVEGSVAFDQTEDLGTKLGNWTTPFLFRVGIADAWEFRLESDWFIRSTLEEGRGSAGLTTNGVSDLAVGLKWAFFAPETGSAPAMAVLVHTDLPTGSEDFRGSGTRPSLRLVAEWALEGDWGIGVMPGILYDSADGGRFMSGIFGAVVGKGLTDSLGAFLEIAFEQIAEDQHGGNVGVVNFGGTFLLNPRWQLDAAAAVGVTDQAPDVGFTLGLSGLFPR
- a CDS encoding DUF5916 domain-containing protein, which codes for MLRTTLLLAAIQLSPVEGTHPPGAPTISSHADSSTVYDGAARELDVVVPRIGGVDISIDGRLDEAAWRDAAVLTGFTQYSPIEGSSPSENTTVRVIITDDAFLFAIRADDRSGGVRATLTERDGYGRSDDYVRVVLDTFNDQRRAYVFMVNPLGVQADGLWVAGGSGRFGDPIDWSPDFLWQSSGRVDDEGFSAEIRIPIKSLRFPELEVQDWGLQIQRTIRRTGYSQSWAPITSERANRLEQSGAIRGLKGLDPGLFLEINPTLVGSSQSRANELNRLVRDGADYEMGLNLTYGLTSNLTLDGTVNPDFSQIEADAGQIAINERFALFLPEQRPFFLEGTDVFSMPKRLVYTRSIVNPVGAAKLSGKVGSFNVAYLGAVDKLDGGASQPIVNLLRFKRDLGRSSSIGGVYTDRTEPGVGYNRVLGADARLVLGGRYTLEMLAAGSADGSPGSSTDWGSLVSLSARRSGRALSMNASFEDVTADFQAGSGFIRRTGITQVDGRTSYTFRGDRGSLVESWGPSFDASATWDQGRFWSAGTPLETRAGVGLSTSLRGNVGGFLNYRQSSYAFDPTYYDGLYSGPSEGDLVPVSSSQDLFSNLHSLSLRGWVSTWDAVRISFGGGWSKSPIFSRSVPLGLGERWSTDVGFTVYPTGSIQAEIGARHVTILRSLDESKYSSATIPRLQIRYQLSRALYVRSIGEYSTQSRGDLLDPVTGEAVYSCNGGTCSVRRGSDAHDFRIEGLLAYEPTPGTVLFFGYTRQFEDTSAFTFERVRSVADGLFLKLSYRFRK